The following are from one region of the Chthonomonadales bacterium genome:
- the rpsA gene encoding 30S ribosomal protein S1 — protein MTDEMHNDNVVTAGGVPDDAGATMAALPEGDAGPTAADETPRAAPAEEPAAVVASSEGPTEMEAAADAAPEEAAVPEESAVEAEAPVAEKPTPAPEPALAVAAEESAAGMDLDTEAERTRADYERSFPTLSEGDVVPGVVVHIDREGVLVDVGAKSEGLIRLNELSREGNLQAEEVVSVGERIDVYVMEAGSQDGRLILSKKRADFEKAWERVLEAKDQSKTITAMVTDRVKGGLVVDLGIRGFVPASHVGNGSLKTNLDRYVGQSIPLKVIEVDKDRRKVVLSNKLAVEEERQTRKAETVSSLQVGQIRRGIVRRLTNYGAFIDLGGIDGLLHISEMSWTRINHPQEVLKEAQEVDVLILKMDLGAGRVSLGLRQILPDPWSEIEQYYRVGDVITGTVTRIVPFGAFVQVEGGIEGIIPNSEMAGRKGGRTIEGIRQGSEVEVKVIDLRPEERKMTLSLRQARQEEETRRERRTVEEYHARPEREEPRFTIGDALRAKEEAAEEESEEA, from the coding sequence GCGCCAGCGGAGGAGCCCGCGGCCGTCGTCGCTTCGTCCGAAGGGCCGACGGAGATGGAGGCCGCGGCCGACGCCGCCCCGGAGGAGGCTGCCGTGCCGGAGGAGTCCGCCGTGGAGGCCGAAGCCCCCGTGGCGGAGAAGCCGACGCCGGCCCCCGAGCCCGCTCTCGCCGTCGCCGCGGAGGAGTCGGCTGCCGGCATGGACCTCGACACGGAAGCCGAGCGCACGCGCGCCGACTATGAGCGCAGCTTCCCCACGCTCTCCGAAGGCGACGTGGTGCCGGGCGTCGTGGTGCACATCGACCGTGAGGGCGTCCTGGTCGACGTCGGTGCGAAGTCGGAGGGCCTCATCCGCCTGAACGAGCTTTCGCGTGAGGGGAACCTGCAGGCCGAAGAGGTGGTGAGCGTCGGCGAGCGGATCGATGTCTACGTGATGGAGGCGGGTAGCCAGGACGGGCGCCTGATCCTGAGCAAGAAGCGCGCCGACTTCGAGAAGGCCTGGGAGCGCGTGCTGGAGGCCAAGGACCAGAGCAAGACCATTACCGCCATGGTGACGGATCGCGTGAAGGGCGGCCTGGTGGTCGACCTGGGGATCCGCGGCTTTGTGCCGGCCTCGCACGTGGGCAACGGCTCTCTGAAGACCAATCTCGACCGCTACGTCGGCCAGTCGATCCCGCTCAAGGTCATCGAGGTGGACAAGGATCGCCGCAAGGTGGTCCTCTCCAACAAGCTGGCGGTGGAGGAGGAGCGGCAGACGCGGAAGGCGGAGACCGTTTCCAGCCTTCAAGTAGGCCAGATTCGCCGGGGCATCGTGCGACGCCTCACCAACTACGGCGCTTTCATCGACCTGGGCGGCATCGACGGCCTGCTGCACATCTCCGAGATGTCCTGGACGCGCATCAACCATCCCCAGGAGGTCCTGAAGGAGGCGCAGGAGGTCGACGTTCTGATCCTGAAGATGGACCTCGGCGCCGGGCGCGTGAGCCTTGGCCTGCGCCAGATTCTACCGGACCCGTGGAGCGAGATCGAGCAGTACTACCGTGTCGGCGACGTGATCACCGGGACGGTGACGCGCATCGTGCCGTTCGGCGCCTTCGTGCAGGTGGAGGGCGGCATCGAGGGCATTATCCCCAACTCGGAGATGGCCGGCCGCAAGGGTGGCCGCACCATCGAGGGCATTCGCCAGGGATCCGAAGTCGAGGTGAAGGTCATCGACCTTCGCCCCGAGGAGCGCAAGATGACGCTCTCGCTCCGGCAGGCACGCCAGGAGGAGGAGACGCGGCGCGAGCGCCGGACCGTGGAGGAGTACCACGCCCGGCCCGAACGCGAGGAGCCCCGCTTCACCATCGGCGACGCGCTCCGCGCCAAGGAAGAGGCCGCGGAGGAGGAGAGCGAGGAGGCGTAG
- a CDS encoding dephospho-CoA kinase, protein MRVIGITGGPATGKSTVTGLFRHYGAVTFSADEASRAVTGPGSPALRCIAAEFGGEYFRPDGSLDRHRLGALVFGDAGARRRLEALTHPYILRLLRSQIEAVREDYPHDTTVAVEMPLLFEAGLEGWFDSVVVVAASEETQVRRLQERDGLDETDARRRLAAQMPLQAKTARANHVIWNDGRPAEAASQVRQILGKSGPDPRNPGPYDAL, encoded by the coding sequence GTGCGTGTGATCGGCATCACCGGTGGCCCGGCCACCGGAAAGAGCACGGTGACCGGGCTCTTCCGTCATTACGGCGCCGTGACTTTCAGCGCGGACGAGGCGTCGCGCGCGGTCACCGGGCCGGGTTCCCCCGCCCTCCGGTGCATCGCCGCCGAGTTCGGCGGTGAGTACTTCCGGCCGGATGGCAGCCTGGACAGGCATCGTCTCGGCGCGCTCGTGTTCGGCGACGCTGGGGCGCGCCGACGCCTGGAGGCTCTCACACACCCGTACATCCTGCGCCTGCTGCGCAGCCAGATCGAGGCGGTCCGCGAGGACTACCCACACGACACCACCGTCGCCGTCGAGATGCCCCTTCTGTTTGAGGCCGGCCTGGAGGGCTGGTTCGACTCCGTGGTGGTTGTGGCCGCTTCGGAGGAGACGCAGGTGCGCAGGCTTCAGGAGCGCGACGGGTTGGACGAGACGGACGCGCGGCGTCGGTTGGCGGCCCAGATGCCCCTGCAGGCCAAGACGGCCCGCGCCAACCATGTGATCTGGAATGACGGGAGACCTGCGGAGGCGGCTTCACAGGTCCGGCAGATCCTCGGCAAGTCAGGGCCGGATCCGCGGAATCCGGGTCCGTACGATGCGCTCTGA
- a CDS encoding carboxypeptidase regulatory-like domain-containing protein, with protein MRRTRQGETTPQTLDLTPNTPAVNDSSPFWTRDERFIIFQSNRRDLPGTQAGTLTHIYRMRPDGGGVSAITGPLATPATGASISQTQPSLSSSGALLLYVETDASGGVDIIEHNLNTNTTRSLVKNNPNFRFVDLNHPEYAPWPGVNIAVIFAGRVQGSQAFKLFVVDTQRGTVTSAYPDVADYLTNAVDDRNPTVSPEPPVAAGQQVIAFDSNRADPGGTGVKGNRDVWVIPTAPNIPAKQVTSFGLAAVDNVEPAWSTNKQDQNGGGQQFVNGQQLLAFASTRYDPDNDGNATGLNPNGTTDIYWLKAEVARDPDDPANRFYTVTTPESRTNAALKLPTGDPNHLYSDRHPTWPQFISTYRVAFHSNRTTYNPVTQESGPPTANINDIFTSTLIDLNAPTLVRYDETSGEIVHVEPRLASPGAPVRISVKLADFETGVRDVWVQIKNPNSKYQSSDGLEHKVFQFANLALDASNTALRVPIEYESQRIFIGSDPGDGRVNSYDDPKYLASVDDFYAFTGGANPPEEGWLQLQFESRDAATGVSTYSATWVTDTYPSDYYVDVIAYDNAIDPFTSSVANWKIYDNVWGFTTQPFQPGKGILFVSDYSAGQKFFGSRFGSTSLVNVTHTFWGSESWMTDIDVNLLPRAYISGTTAGTLIDVRNTLGVGSYVDVFASDGTVVDGAPLAATQKYDLWRILCRGPVPDAVLQQYAPHVEQQPADVLAGETTPRDVLVVPRCVVWSAPYTGNVFTGPGTLVDLPVQSQLASFVRAGGRLLVNGQDIGWALTLDGSAPNPFMTEVLRATYLRDDAGFTFFRLPAVGFPFLAYGITAAYQLTGAGAYNPISHDPWVATPGKTIPSSHHVYPGPPFPDGISNFISTGDNWLVGGSDVNTPRLYGSPGNQYPDLVSSPTGVVADLTYGGGGTAVHHYVDATTAGRVVYAPMGLEGYFPAFFAPPNTQNILQAKNRRTELVHNAVCWLRTGTVTGSVLDLQGAGQPLANVLVRLTNRQTGAGVPITAYTALTAEDGTFLINGVEPDDYEISAFKAGFIIQKRTVVTTHGGYRDDISFRMTAAEPAVVKGKVTRTDGTTPVVGATVTLTDNLAPHETFTATTDANGEYVISRVPSQTTYTLTVTADSFGESIPPSYQVPNPNDPIATQRDTVVQPAKTYEGFDFRLKPEQGSVTGKVLKAADGTPISGATVTATQGTQKVTAVTNDQGVYTFSKDNTPPNGLDPGVWSVVATAPGYKPNDAITVTVVSKQSVTAEDIRLETTPPGLVSGLVTRTSDGAPIKGVTIELRDAAGNLVASGKTVDPVTDGDDYRYNYRLTDVPAGVTYTVTATLEGFTARPASREAAVQSQQETKSVDFQLEPLHTFSGALSLISSPYDYAQNVADLLGIPSADRTNGSFLYATWDLRKYVYFPQPPASTLRLGRGYFLGYKSNIALSKLGTLADPNRPFDIPLNAGWNLVGDPFTFDIDWTKVSVVDGGSVLDFGQAVAAGAIGSALYGYVSGSYVLDYRMLPWRGYWVRAYRNVTLRIDPVNDAFGRAAPAARSRAVLRGGDGWSVNLRAASGGLRDDDSHLGVTGRAVDGFDGYKVEKPPAFGEHYVRLTFDHDNWGDKSGGYGVDVRSSAAGSKSWEFTVNATEPNAAVTLTWPDAGTVKRGVTLTLTDLATGAVRSLRTNSSYTWSTGSTPVARRFRVDAAEATRSALRITSLASRKIGKAAGVGITFNLSAAANVEIRVLSASGGVVRTLAGRSTRAAGIQEAVWDQKSDRGIALPAGSYLVEVRAQSASGAETVRAITPIIVTR; from the coding sequence ATGCGGAGGACCCGACAGGGGGAGACCACGCCGCAGACTCTCGATCTGACGCCCAACACCCCGGCCGTCAACGATAGTAGTCCGTTCTGGACCCGGGACGAGCGCTTCATCATCTTCCAGTCGAACCGACGTGACCTGCCGGGCACCCAGGCCGGCACGCTCACGCACATCTACCGCATGAGGCCCGACGGCGGCGGCGTCTCGGCCATCACCGGCCCACTGGCGACGCCCGCCACCGGCGCGAGCATCTCGCAGACGCAGCCCTCGCTCAGCTCGAGTGGCGCTCTGCTTCTCTACGTCGAGACCGATGCCTCCGGCGGCGTCGACATCATCGAGCATAACCTCAACACGAACACCACGCGCTCCCTGGTGAAGAACAACCCGAACTTCCGGTTCGTGGACCTCAACCATCCCGAGTACGCGCCGTGGCCCGGCGTCAACATCGCGGTCATCTTCGCCGGCCGCGTCCAGGGCTCGCAGGCGTTCAAGCTGTTCGTGGTGGACACGCAGCGCGGCACCGTCACGTCGGCGTATCCGGACGTAGCAGACTACCTCACGAACGCGGTGGACGACCGCAACCCGACGGTCAGCCCCGAGCCGCCCGTTGCCGCCGGCCAGCAGGTGATCGCCTTCGACAGCAACCGCGCCGACCCTGGCGGGACGGGGGTGAAGGGCAACCGCGACGTCTGGGTGATCCCGACGGCGCCGAACATCCCCGCCAAGCAGGTCACCAGTTTCGGCCTGGCGGCGGTCGACAACGTCGAGCCGGCGTGGAGCACCAACAAGCAGGACCAGAATGGCGGTGGCCAGCAGTTCGTCAACGGCCAGCAGCTCCTCGCGTTCGCCTCCACCCGCTACGACCCGGACAACGACGGCAACGCGACGGGCCTTAACCCCAACGGCACGACCGACATCTACTGGCTGAAGGCCGAGGTGGCGCGCGACCCCGACGACCCGGCCAACCGGTTCTACACGGTGACCACGCCGGAGTCTCGGACGAACGCCGCCCTGAAGCTGCCCACCGGCGACCCGAACCACCTCTACAGCGACCGCCACCCGACGTGGCCGCAGTTCATCTCAACCTACCGGGTTGCCTTCCACTCGAACCGCACCACTTACAACCCGGTGACGCAAGAGTCCGGGCCGCCCACCGCCAACATAAACGACATCTTCACGTCGACGCTGATCGACCTCAACGCGCCGACACTGGTGCGCTACGACGAGACCTCCGGCGAGATCGTGCATGTGGAGCCGCGCCTGGCCTCACCCGGCGCGCCCGTGCGCATCTCCGTGAAGCTGGCGGACTTCGAGACGGGCGTGCGCGACGTCTGGGTGCAGATCAAGAACCCCAACAGCAAGTACCAGTCCTCCGACGGCCTGGAGCACAAGGTCTTCCAGTTCGCCAACCTCGCGCTTGACGCCAGCAACACGGCCCTTCGCGTCCCGATCGAGTACGAGTCGCAGCGCATCTTCATCGGCAGCGACCCGGGCGATGGGCGCGTGAACAGCTATGATGACCCGAAGTACCTGGCGAGCGTCGACGACTTCTACGCCTTCACCGGCGGCGCCAACCCGCCTGAGGAAGGCTGGCTGCAGTTGCAGTTCGAGAGTCGCGACGCGGCTACGGGCGTCAGCACGTACTCGGCGACGTGGGTGACCGACACGTACCCGAGCGACTACTACGTCGACGTGATCGCCTACGACAACGCGATCGACCCCTTCACCAGTTCCGTCGCCAACTGGAAGATCTACGACAACGTGTGGGGTTTCACCACCCAGCCCTTCCAGCCCGGCAAGGGGATCCTCTTCGTCAGCGACTACTCCGCCGGGCAGAAGTTTTTCGGGTCGCGCTTCGGCAGCACGAGCCTGGTGAACGTGACGCACACGTTCTGGGGCTCCGAGAGCTGGATGACGGACATCGACGTCAACCTGCTCCCGCGTGCCTACATCAGCGGAACGACCGCCGGCACGCTCATCGACGTGCGCAACACGCTCGGCGTGGGCTCCTACGTTGACGTGTTCGCTTCGGACGGCACCGTGGTCGACGGAGCCCCGCTCGCCGCAACGCAGAAGTACGACCTCTGGCGCATCCTCTGCCGTGGCCCCGTGCCGGATGCGGTGCTGCAGCAGTACGCTCCGCACGTGGAGCAGCAGCCGGCCGACGTGCTTGCGGGCGAGACCACCCCGCGCGACGTGCTGGTGGTGCCGCGCTGTGTAGTCTGGAGCGCCCCGTATACGGGCAACGTGTTCACCGGGCCCGGCACCCTGGTCGACCTTCCGGTGCAGAGCCAGCTCGCCTCCTTCGTGCGGGCCGGCGGCCGCCTGTTGGTCAACGGCCAGGACATCGGCTGGGCGCTCACTCTCGACGGCAGCGCGCCGAACCCGTTCATGACGGAGGTGCTTCGCGCCACCTACCTGCGCGATGACGCCGGCTTCACCTTCTTCCGACTGCCCGCCGTCGGCTTCCCGTTCCTGGCATACGGGATCACGGCCGCCTATCAGCTCACCGGCGCGGGGGCGTACAACCCGATCTCCCATGACCCGTGGGTAGCCACTCCCGGCAAGACCATCCCGAGCTCGCACCACGTCTACCCTGGTCCGCCGTTTCCGGACGGCATCTCCAACTTCATTTCAACGGGCGACAACTGGCTGGTAGGTGGCAGCGACGTTAACACGCCGCGCCTCTACGGCTCCCCCGGCAACCAGTACCCGGACCTGGTGAGCAGCCCCACGGGCGTCGTGGCCGATCTGACCTACGGCGGCGGCGGCACCGCGGTGCATCACTATGTCGACGCCACGACGGCCGGGCGCGTCGTCTATGCGCCAATGGGCCTGGAGGGCTACTTCCCTGCCTTCTTCGCCCCGCCCAACACGCAGAACATCCTGCAGGCGAAGAACCGCCGCACCGAGCTGGTGCATAACGCCGTGTGCTGGCTGCGCACGGGGACGGTGACGGGAAGCGTCCTCGACCTGCAGGGCGCCGGGCAGCCGCTCGCCAACGTGCTGGTCCGGCTCACCAACCGGCAGACGGGGGCCGGCGTCCCGATCACCGCTTACACCGCGCTCACCGCCGAGGACGGCACGTTCCTCATCAACGGTGTCGAGCCGGACGACTACGAGATCAGCGCCTTCAAGGCCGGGTTCATTATCCAGAAGCGCACGGTCGTCACCACCCACGGCGGCTATCGCGACGACATCAGCTTCCGGATGACGGCGGCCGAGCCCGCGGTCGTCAAGGGCAAGGTGACCCGCACCGACGGCACCACCCCGGTGGTGGGCGCCACGGTGACCCTCACCGACAACCTGGCGCCTCACGAGACCTTCACGGCGACGACGGACGCCAACGGCGAGTACGTGATCTCTCGCGTGCCGTCGCAGACGACCTACACCCTGACGGTCACCGCGGACAGCTTCGGCGAGAGCATCCCGCCGAGCTACCAGGTGCCCAACCCGAACGACCCCATCGCCACTCAGCGCGACACCGTGGTGCAGCCGGCCAAGACCTACGAGGGCTTCGACTTCAGGCTCAAGCCCGAGCAGGGATCGGTGACCGGCAAGGTGCTCAAGGCGGCGGACGGCACGCCCATCTCCGGCGCGACTGTCACGGCGACTCAGGGCACCCAGAAGGTGACGGCCGTCACCAACGACCAGGGCGTCTACACCTTCAGCAAGGACAACACGCCGCCCAACGGCCTGGATCCGGGGGTGTGGTCCGTGGTGGCGACGGCGCCCGGCTACAAGCCCAACGACGCCATCACCGTGACGGTGGTCTCCAAGCAGTCCGTGACCGCCGAGGACATCCGCCTGGAGACGACGCCGCCGGGTCTGGTTTCCGGCCTGGTCACCCGTACGAGCGACGGCGCGCCGATCAAGGGCGTGACCATCGAGCTTCGCGACGCGGCGGGCAACCTGGTGGCGAGCGGCAAGACGGTCGACCCCGTAACCGACGGCGACGACTACCGCTACAACTACCGCCTGACCGACGTTCCGGCCGGTGTAACGTACACGGTGACCGCCACGCTGGAGGGCTTCACCGCGAGGCCGGCGTCACGGGAGGCCGCGGTCCAGAGCCAGCAGGAGACCAAGAGCGTCGACTTCCAGCTCGAGCCGCTGCACACGTTCTCGGGTGCGCTCTCGCTGATCTCGTCGCCATACGACTACGCGCAGAACGTTGCCGACCTGCTCGGGATCCCGTCGGCCGACCGGACCAACGGCTCCTTCCTGTATGCGACGTGGGACCTGCGCAAGTATGTGTACTTCCCGCAGCCGCCGGCCAGCACGCTGCGCCTGGGCCGCGGCTACTTCCTCGGCTACAAGAGCAACATCGCCCTGAGCAAGCTCGGCACGCTGGCCGACCCGAACCGCCCGTTCGACATCCCGCTCAACGCCGGGTGGAACCTGGTGGGCGATCCGTTCACGTTCGACATTGACTGGACGAAGGTCTCCGTGGTGGACGGCGGCTCGGTCCTCGACTTCGGCCAGGCCGTCGCGGCAGGCGCCATCGGCTCCGCGCTCTACGGCTATGTGAGCGGCAGCTACGTGCTCGACTATCGCATGTTGCCGTGGCGCGGCTACTGGGTGCGGGCCTACCGCAACGTGACGCTTCGCATCGACCCGGTGAACGACGCCTTCGGGCGGGCCGCGCCGGCCGCCAGGAGCCGCGCAGTGCTGCGCGGCGGGGATGGCTGGAGTGTCAACCTTCGCGCCGCGTCCGGCGGCCTGCGCGACGACGACAGCCACCTTGGTGTCACGGGCCGCGCCGTCGACGGCTTCGACGGCTACAAGGTGGAGAAGCCTCCCGCCTTCGGCGAGCACTACGTCCGGCTGACCTTCGATCACGACAACTGGGGTGACAAGTCGGGCGGGTACGGCGTGGACGTACGCTCCAGCGCGGCGGGCTCCAAGTCGTGGGAGTTCACCGTGAACGCGACCGAGCCCAACGCGGCGGTTACGCTGACATGGCCGGACGCGGGCACCGTGAAGCGGGGCGTGACGCTGACGCTGACCGATCTGGCCACGGGCGCCGTGCGCAGCCTGCGGACCAACAGCAGCTATACCTGGAGCACGGGCAGTACGCCGGTCGCGCGGCGGTTCCGGGTAGACGCGGCCGAGGCCACGCGCTCCGCCCTGCGGATAACGAGCCTGGCTTCCCGAAAGATCGGCAAGGCCGCCGGCGTGGGCATCACGTTCAACCTCTCGGCCGCGGCCAACGTGGAGATCCGGGTGCTGAGCGCCTCCGGAGGCGTCGTTCGGACGCTTGCCGGGCGCTCCACCCGGGCGGCCGGGATCCAGGAAGCTGTGTGGGACCAGAAGAGCGATCGCGGCATTGCGCTGCCGGCAGGCTCCTACCTCGTGGAGGTGCGGGCGCAGTCAGCAAGCGGCGCCGAGACGGTCCGCGCGATCACGCCCATCATCGTAACCCGATAG
- a CDS encoding S8 family serine peptidase, translated as MTQWIRASLRAGLVALVLVAFVSMAAFAQGDRAANRAFVAGEVLITVPHGTPLADVQTAAAAAQATVARSWLAIDFERTTDAYLLRLSRDLATEQGTLDAVQALKARALVRYAAPNYRYFRLQGLPGITPNDPRFREQWDKQLIRMPQAWAVEKGKDNVIVAIIDDAVDIDHPEFKNRYVTGYNGIDQGTDPRPPAANVANMSHGTHVTGIAIATPNNSIGVAGNVWEGAMLMPMRSGADDGTLSSAGVMNCYAELLKRRLAMPDKQFVLNLSLGRAAAADAPDPNNLAPDEQAVMNLAKNGVVVCAGAGNDFENGNPPFTPANLCQISPNIISVAAVGPQGTHASYSTARPYTTIAAPGGDVAQGKQILSTFPVANGSYGELEGTSMASPQVAGAVALLLSVPGVKPEDVKGIVTSTARPVPGATIPSPEYGYGVLDVAAALLKVSVAVTVVEPDGAGGKASQGGLDRQPDPVETLRPTVRIQVSQITPDNLTIKLNESVFTDYVIENIVRETTDDAGGQVPYSYDVVIKDRDFSPGQNRVDVTGTNPGPPERTVSDTRTFIIKPHEILPGRSLISIPYFQDGATPETYFGSDFRLARWVPTDAVYAPYFPGGMTDPRASFAPPGVAPRVDGGAVRPPVGLAYWIDTDSTKPVLTRGQAVSNRTFVVPLKGTAGNRNISWNMVGDPFPFDVPFNAVLVDTPEGRLTIGDAVASNYLLPNIYSYDGASGYTFRTLPDGALRAWAGHWIGVTSKSDIALVVPPAKTTRAASRAGATGAGGTVWTLQLAASTGALNDAHNYIGVSSRSADGFDLADVPKPPMLAPYVSLSLNNESWGGRAGQYARDLRGPGGVHVWSALVNTDQADSDVTVRWSGVGSYPRGVKLTLKDEATGQVYDMRTRSSMTFHTGSDLAPRRLTITARPGTDGVIRISNLTVRSAGGRSAGTTRIAFTLSSDATYDVKVLGADGRPIGTVASRAATAGDVSLVWNGKDAAGRSVPAGTYLVQIRALGSDGEVVRAIQPFALVR; from the coding sequence ATGACGCAATGGATACGGGCATCTCTTCGGGCCGGCCTCGTCGCGCTCGTCCTGGTAGCCTTCGTCTCCATGGCAGCGTTTGCTCAGGGCGACCGGGCCGCAAACCGGGCCTTCGTTGCTGGCGAGGTCCTGATCACCGTGCCCCACGGCACTCCGCTCGCCGACGTGCAGACGGCAGCGGCGGCGGCGCAAGCCACGGTCGCGCGCTCCTGGTTGGCGATCGATTTCGAGCGCACCACCGACGCCTATCTGCTGCGGCTGTCGCGTGATCTCGCTACCGAGCAGGGCACGCTTGACGCGGTGCAGGCCCTCAAGGCGCGTGCCCTGGTTCGCTACGCCGCTCCCAACTACCGCTACTTCCGGCTCCAGGGACTGCCCGGGATCACGCCAAACGACCCGCGCTTCCGCGAGCAGTGGGACAAGCAGCTCATCCGGATGCCCCAGGCCTGGGCGGTGGAGAAGGGCAAAGACAACGTCATCGTCGCGATCATCGATGACGCCGTCGACATCGACCATCCCGAGTTCAAGAACCGCTACGTTACCGGGTACAACGGCATCGACCAGGGGACGGATCCCCGGCCGCCGGCCGCCAACGTGGCGAACATGTCGCACGGGACGCACGTGACGGGCATCGCGATCGCCACGCCCAACAACTCGATCGGCGTGGCCGGCAACGTCTGGGAAGGCGCGATGCTCATGCCCATGCGCTCCGGCGCGGATGACGGTACGCTTTCGAGCGCCGGCGTGATGAACTGCTACGCCGAGTTGCTCAAGCGCCGGCTCGCCATGCCGGATAAGCAGTTCGTGCTGAACCTGAGCCTGGGCCGCGCGGCCGCGGCGGATGCCCCCGACCCGAACAACCTGGCCCCGGACGAGCAGGCCGTGATGAACCTGGCCAAGAACGGCGTGGTCGTGTGCGCAGGCGCGGGCAACGATTTCGAGAACGGGAACCCGCCTTTCACGCCGGCCAACCTCTGCCAGATCTCGCCGAATATCATCTCGGTCGCCGCGGTTGGTCCGCAGGGGACGCATGCGTCGTACTCCACCGCCCGGCCGTACACCACCATCGCCGCGCCGGGCGGTGACGTGGCACAGGGCAAGCAGATACTGAGCACCTTCCCGGTGGCCAACGGCAGCTATGGTGAGCTAGAGGGCACCTCGATGGCGTCGCCGCAGGTTGCGGGCGCCGTGGCGCTGCTTCTCTCGGTGCCCGGCGTCAAGCCGGAGGACGTGAAGGGCATCGTGACGTCGACGGCCAGGCCCGTGCCGGGCGCCACCATCCCGAGCCCCGAGTACGGGTATGGCGTGCTGGACGTGGCCGCCGCGCTCCTCAAGGTCTCGGTCGCGGTCACGGTCGTCGAGCCGGACGGTGCGGGCGGCAAGGCCAGCCAGGGAGGCCTGGACCGCCAGCCGGACCCCGTGGAGACGCTGCGGCCGACGGTGCGCATCCAGGTGAGCCAGATCACCCCGGACAACCTGACCATCAAGCTCAACGAAAGCGTGTTCACCGACTACGTGATCGAGAACATCGTTCGCGAGACCACCGACGACGCCGGGGGCCAGGTGCCCTACAGCTACGACGTCGTGATCAAGGATCGCGACTTCTCGCCGGGACAGAACCGTGTCGACGTGACCGGCACGAACCCCGGCCCGCCAGAGCGGACGGTGAGCGACACGCGCACCTTCATCATCAAGCCGCACGAGATCCTGCCGGGCCGCTCGCTGATCTCCATCCCCTACTTCCAGGATGGGGCGACGCCCGAGACCTACTTCGGCAGCGACTTTCGACTCGCTCGCTGGGTGCCGACGGATGCCGTCTACGCGCCGTACTTCCCCGGCGGCATGACGGATCCGCGCGCCTCGTTCGCGCCGCCCGGCGTGGCGCCGCGCGTGGACGGCGGAGCGGTCCGCCCGCCCGTCGGCCTGGCCTACTGGATCGACACGGACAGCACCAAGCCCGTGCTGACCCGCGGCCAGGCGGTGTCCAACCGCACCTTCGTCGTGCCGCTGAAAGGCACGGCGGGCAATCGCAACATCAGTTGGAACATGGTGGGCGATCCGTTCCCGTTCGATGTCCCGTTCAACGCGGTGCTCGTCGACACTCCGGAGGGCCGCCTTACCATCGGCGACGCGGTGGCCAGCAACTACCTGCTGCCGAACATCTATAGCTACGATGGCGCCAGCGGCTATACGTTCCGCACGCTGCCGGACGGCGCGCTGCGTGCCTGGGCAGGCCACTGGATCGGCGTCACGTCCAAGTCCGACATCGCGCTCGTGGTGCCCCCGGCCAAGACGACCCGGGCCGCGTCCCGCGCGGGGGCGACCGGCGCCGGCGGCACCGTGTGGACGCTTCAGCTTGCTGCCTCCACCGGCGCCCTGAACGACGCACACAACTACATCGGCGTCTCCTCGCGCTCGGCGGACGGCTTCGACCTGGCCGACGTGCCGAAGCCGCCGATGCTGGCCCCCTACGTCTCCCTCTCGCTGAACAACGAGAGCTGGGGCGGGCGGGCCGGCCAGTATGCACGCGATCTGCGTGGGCCAGGGGGCGTGCACGTGTGGAGCGCCCTGGTCAACACGGATCAGGCCGATTCCGACGTAACCGTCCGCTGGAGCGGGGTAGGCAGCTACCCGCGCGGCGTGAAGCTGACGCTCAAGGACGAGGCGACCGGCCAGGTCTACGACATGCGTACGCGCAGCTCGATGACCTTCCACACCGGCTCCGACCTCGCGCCGCGGCGGCTGACGATCACGGCCCGGCCCGGCACCGACGGGGTCATCCGGATCAGCAACCTCACGGTGCGCTCGGCCGGCGGTCGCTCGGCGGGTACCACCCGAATCGCCTTCACGCTCTCGTCGGATGCGACCTACGACGTGAAGGTTCTGGGCGCCGACGGCAGGCCCATCGGCACGGTCGCCAGCCGCGCCGCCACCGCCGGCGACGTGAGCCTCGTCTGGAACGGCAAGGATGCGGCGGGGCGCTCGGTTCCGGCCGGCACCTACCTGGTGCAGATCCGCGCGCTCGGCTCCGATGGCGAGGTGGTCCGGGCCATTCAGCCGTTCGCGCTCGTACGCTAG